One genomic segment of Oreochromis aureus strain Israel breed Guangdong linkage group 9, ZZ_aureus, whole genome shotgun sequence includes these proteins:
- the plcd1a gene encoding 1-phosphatidylinositol 4,5-bisphosphate phosphodiesterase delta-1a isoform X2: MDLNGTASKLGLEGDSDLQFLLLGGKLVKVRSKSWKHGRYFKLEEDCQTFSHESKKAFKQNHTFSIDDIESVRKGRQSEGLKKYTDASVEDLCFSIMFKGRKKNLDLMAESPEDVNKWVSSLEKVINNMHNLSNQKKSEHWIFSCIRKADKNGDNMMTLKEVKHFLRQINVEVDDSYAAELFKKCDTSNSGTLEGEEIKQFYYTLTHREEINVIYGKYAQTEGQMSDRDLLNFLLNEQREQATAEDAHRLIEKYEVDETAKQNNCMTKDGFLMYLQQDDGCILNPAHRSVYQDMNQPLNHYYISSSHNTYLMADQLKGPSSTEAYIKALLKSCRCVELDCWDGANGEPVIYHGHTLTSKVLFKDVIKAIKDYAFKTSQYPVILSLENHCSVEQQKLMARHLVFFLGDALVKKPLGDTMPTNFPSPEALKGKFLIKGKRLNKLDSIFTNNNVIEDGTVSEEDEAAECKENSQKEKPKKSKIKLDKELSDIVIYCKSVHFNSFEHSRENQAFYEMSSFKESKAFNLAETSATAFMHHNMDKLSRIYPAGSRTDSSNYNPVPMWNVGCQIVALNFQTNSKEMHLNQGRFLPNGFCGYILKPEFQRSLSSQFNPNTLTEGSWLKKKIFHVMVISAQQLPKINKEKQKSIVDPLVKVEIHGVRADNASKETDHIENNGFNPMWNKKFQFDISVPELALVRFLLEDHDTASQNDFIGQYCLPLTSVQNGYRHVPVLNKRGDIISSASLFVHLMLLDAP; encoded by the exons GTTTGGAGGGAGATTCAGATCTCCAGTTCTTGTTGTTGGGAGGAAAACTGGTCAAGGTTCGCTCAAAATCCTGGAAGCATGGCCGCTACTTCAAACTGGAGGAAGACTGCCAGACCTTTTCACATGAGTCGAAGAAAGCATTCAAGCAAAACCACACCT TCTCCATTGATGACATTGAATCGGTTCGAAAGGGCCGCCAGTCTGAGGGCCTTAAAAAATACACTGATGCCAGCGTTGAAGACCTCTGCTTCTCCATCATGTTCAAGGGGCGCAAGAAGAATCTCGACCTGATGGCAGAATCTCCGGAAGATGTAAATAAGTGGGTCAGCAGCCTGGAGAAGGTCATCAACAACATGCACAACCTCAGTAACCAGAAGAAGAGCGAACA CTGGATATTCAGCTGCATACGTAAGGCTGACAAGAATGGCGACAACATGATGACGCTAAAGGAGGTGAAACACTTCTTGAGGCAGATCAATGTTGAAGTTGATGATTCTTACGCAGCTGAGCTTTTCAAG AAATGTGACACATCCAATTCAGGCACCCTGGAAGGCGAAGAGATCAAGCAATTCTACTATACGCTGACACACCGAGAGGAGATCAATGTCATTTATGGGAAATATGCTCAAACAGAGGGTCAGATGAGCGACAGAGACCTGCTGAACTTTCTGCTGAACGAACAGCGGGAGCAGGCGACTGCAGAGGACGCCCACAGGCTGATTGAGAAATATGAAGTAGATGAAACAG CAAAGCAGAACAATTGCATGACCAAAGATGGCTTCCTGATGTACCTGCAGCAGGACGATGGCTGTATTTTGAACCCAGCCCACAGATCTGTGTATCAGGACATGAACCAGCCCCTCAACCATTACTACATCTCCTCCTCACACAACACATACCTGATGGCAGACCAACTCAAAGGGCCAAGCAGCACAGAAGCCTACATAAA AGCGCTGCTGAAGAGTTGCCGATGCGTGGAGCTAGACTGTTGGGACGGGGCTAATGGAGAACCTGTTATTTACCATGGCCATACACTCACATCCAAAGTGCTCTTCAAAGATGTTATCAAAGCCATCAAAGACTACGCCTTCAAA ACTTCCCAGTACCCAGTGATTCTGTCTCTAGAGAACCATTGTTCAGTTGAGCAACAGAAGCTTATGGCCCGTCATTTGGTCTTCTTCCTGGGTGACGCTCTGGTCAAAAAGCCTCTGGGTGACACCATGCCAACTAACTTCCCATCACCTGAG GCACTTAAGGGAAAGTTCCTCATCAAGGGAAAACGACTGAACAAACTGGATTCGATCTTCACCAATAACAACGTGATAGAGGATGGCAccgtgtctgaggaggatgaaGCTGCAGAGTGTAAGGAGAATAGCCAGAAAGAAAAACCAAAG AAATCAAAGATCAAACTCGACAAAGAGCTCTCAGACATCGTCATCTACTGTAAGAGCGTGCACTTTAACAGCTTTGAACACTCCAGAGAAAACCAGGCCTTCTATGAAATGTCGTCCTTCAAGGAGAGTAAAGCATTCAACCTGGCTGAGACCTCGG CTACTGCCTTCATGCACCACAACATGGACAAACTCAGCAGGATCTACCCTGCTGGCTCCAGAACCGACTCCTCCAACTATAATCCGGTGCCCATGTGGAACGTTGGCTGCCAGATAG TGGCATTGAACTTCCAGACTAACTCCAAGGAGATGCACTTAAACCAGGGACGGTTTCTGCCGAATGGCTTCTGTGGCTACATCCTGAAACCTGAATTTCAGAGAAGCCTGTCCTCTCAGTTTAACCCCAACACACTTACCGAAGGGTCGTGGCTGAAGAAGAAGATCTTTCATGTCATg GTGATCTCAGCTCAGCAGTTACCTAAAATCAACAAGGAAAAGCAAAAATCCATTGTAGACCCTCTGGTGAAGGTGGAGATCCACGGTGTCCGGGCAGACAATGCCAGCAAGGAGACAGATCACATTGAAAATAATG GATTCAACCCTATGTGGAATAAGAAATTCCAGTTTGACATCAGTGTGCCAGAGCTGGCCTTGGTGCGATTTCTGTTGGAGGACCACGACACGGCATCGCAGAACGATTTTATCGGGCAGTACTGTCTGCCACTCACCAGCGTACAGAACG GATATCGCCATGTCCCGGTGCTCAACAAGAGAGGGGACATCATCTCTTCTGCCAGTCTGTTTGTGCACCTCATGCTCCTGGATGCCCCGTAG
- the plcd1a gene encoding 1-phosphatidylinositol 4,5-bisphosphate phosphodiesterase delta-1a isoform X4: MAATSNWRKTARPFHMSRRKHSSKTTPGRKKNLDLMAESPEDVNKWVSSLEKVINNMHNLSNQKKSEHWIFSCIRKADKNGDNMMTLKEVKHFLRQINVEVDDSYAAELFKKCDTSNSGTLEGEEIKQFYYTLTHREEINVIYGKYAQTEGQMSDRDLLNFLLNEQREQATAEDAHRLIEKYEVDETAKQNNCMTKDGFLMYLQQDDGCILNPAHRSVYQDMNQPLNHYYISSSHNTYLMADQLKGPSSTEAYIKALLKSCRCVELDCWDGANGEPVIYHGHTLTSKVLFKDVIKAIKDYAFKTSQYPVILSLENHCSVEQQKLMARHLVFFLGDALVKKPLGDTMPTNFPSPEALKGKFLIKGKRLNKLDSIFTNNNVIEDGTVSEEDEAAECKENSQKEKPKKSKIKLDKELSDIVIYCKSVHFNSFEHSRENQAFYEMSSFKESKAFNLAETSATAFMHHNMDKLSRIYPAGSRTDSSNYNPVPMWNVGCQIVALNFQTNSKEMHLNQGRFLPNGFCGYILKPEFQRSLSSQFNPNTLTEGSWLKKKIFHVMVISAQQLPKINKEKQKSIVDPLVKVEIHGVRADNASKETDHIENNGFNPMWNKKFQFDISVPELALVRFLLEDHDTASQNDFIGQYCLPLTSVQNGYRHVPVLNKRGDIISSASLFVHLMLLDAP; the protein is encoded by the exons ATGGCCGCTACTTCAAACTGGAGGAAGACTGCCAGACCTTTTCACATGAGTCGAAGAAAGCATTCAAGCAAAACCACACCT GGGCGCAAGAAGAATCTCGACCTGATGGCAGAATCTCCGGAAGATGTAAATAAGTGGGTCAGCAGCCTGGAGAAGGTCATCAACAACATGCACAACCTCAGTAACCAGAAGAAGAGCGAACA CTGGATATTCAGCTGCATACGTAAGGCTGACAAGAATGGCGACAACATGATGACGCTAAAGGAGGTGAAACACTTCTTGAGGCAGATCAATGTTGAAGTTGATGATTCTTACGCAGCTGAGCTTTTCAAG AAATGTGACACATCCAATTCAGGCACCCTGGAAGGCGAAGAGATCAAGCAATTCTACTATACGCTGACACACCGAGAGGAGATCAATGTCATTTATGGGAAATATGCTCAAACAGAGGGTCAGATGAGCGACAGAGACCTGCTGAACTTTCTGCTGAACGAACAGCGGGAGCAGGCGACTGCAGAGGACGCCCACAGGCTGATTGAGAAATATGAAGTAGATGAAACAG CAAAGCAGAACAATTGCATGACCAAAGATGGCTTCCTGATGTACCTGCAGCAGGACGATGGCTGTATTTTGAACCCAGCCCACAGATCTGTGTATCAGGACATGAACCAGCCCCTCAACCATTACTACATCTCCTCCTCACACAACACATACCTGATGGCAGACCAACTCAAAGGGCCAAGCAGCACAGAAGCCTACATAAA AGCGCTGCTGAAGAGTTGCCGATGCGTGGAGCTAGACTGTTGGGACGGGGCTAATGGAGAACCTGTTATTTACCATGGCCATACACTCACATCCAAAGTGCTCTTCAAAGATGTTATCAAAGCCATCAAAGACTACGCCTTCAAA ACTTCCCAGTACCCAGTGATTCTGTCTCTAGAGAACCATTGTTCAGTTGAGCAACAGAAGCTTATGGCCCGTCATTTGGTCTTCTTCCTGGGTGACGCTCTGGTCAAAAAGCCTCTGGGTGACACCATGCCAACTAACTTCCCATCACCTGAG GCACTTAAGGGAAAGTTCCTCATCAAGGGAAAACGACTGAACAAACTGGATTCGATCTTCACCAATAACAACGTGATAGAGGATGGCAccgtgtctgaggaggatgaaGCTGCAGAGTGTAAGGAGAATAGCCAGAAAGAAAAACCAAAG AAATCAAAGATCAAACTCGACAAAGAGCTCTCAGACATCGTCATCTACTGTAAGAGCGTGCACTTTAACAGCTTTGAACACTCCAGAGAAAACCAGGCCTTCTATGAAATGTCGTCCTTCAAGGAGAGTAAAGCATTCAACCTGGCTGAGACCTCGG CTACTGCCTTCATGCACCACAACATGGACAAACTCAGCAGGATCTACCCTGCTGGCTCCAGAACCGACTCCTCCAACTATAATCCGGTGCCCATGTGGAACGTTGGCTGCCAGATAG TGGCATTGAACTTCCAGACTAACTCCAAGGAGATGCACTTAAACCAGGGACGGTTTCTGCCGAATGGCTTCTGTGGCTACATCCTGAAACCTGAATTTCAGAGAAGCCTGTCCTCTCAGTTTAACCCCAACACACTTACCGAAGGGTCGTGGCTGAAGAAGAAGATCTTTCATGTCATg GTGATCTCAGCTCAGCAGTTACCTAAAATCAACAAGGAAAAGCAAAAATCCATTGTAGACCCTCTGGTGAAGGTGGAGATCCACGGTGTCCGGGCAGACAATGCCAGCAAGGAGACAGATCACATTGAAAATAATG GATTCAACCCTATGTGGAATAAGAAATTCCAGTTTGACATCAGTGTGCCAGAGCTGGCCTTGGTGCGATTTCTGTTGGAGGACCACGACACGGCATCGCAGAACGATTTTATCGGGCAGTACTGTCTGCCACTCACCAGCGTACAGAACG GATATCGCCATGTCCCGGTGCTCAACAAGAGAGGGGACATCATCTCTTCTGCCAGTCTGTTTGTGCACCTCATGCTCCTGGATGCCCCGTAG
- the plcd1a gene encoding 1-phosphatidylinositol 4,5-bisphosphate phosphodiesterase delta-1a isoform X3, giving the protein MAQPANLVWREIQISSSCCWEENWSRFAQNPGSMAATSNWRKTARPFHMSRRKHSSKTTPGRKKNLDLMAESPEDVNKWVSSLEKVINNMHNLSNQKKSEHWIFSCIRKADKNGDNMMTLKEVKHFLRQINVEVDDSYAAELFKKCDTSNSGTLEGEEIKQFYYTLTHREEINVIYGKYAQTEGQMSDRDLLNFLLNEQREQATAEDAHRLIEKYEVDETAKQNNCMTKDGFLMYLQQDDGCILNPAHRSVYQDMNQPLNHYYISSSHNTYLMADQLKGPSSTEAYIKALLKSCRCVELDCWDGANGEPVIYHGHTLTSKVLFKDVIKAIKDYAFKTSQYPVILSLENHCSVEQQKLMARHLVFFLGDALVKKPLGDTMPTNFPSPEALKGKFLIKGKRLNKLDSIFTNNNVIEDGTVSEEDEAAECKENSQKEKPKKSKIKLDKELSDIVIYCKSVHFNSFEHSRENQAFYEMSSFKESKAFNLAETSATAFMHHNMDKLSRIYPAGSRTDSSNYNPVPMWNVGCQIVALNFQTNSKEMHLNQGRFLPNGFCGYILKPEFQRSLSSQFNPNTLTEGSWLKKKIFHVMVISAQQLPKINKEKQKSIVDPLVKVEIHGVRADNASKETDHIENNGFNPMWNKKFQFDISVPELALVRFLLEDHDTASQNDFIGQYCLPLTSVQNGYRHVPVLNKRGDIISSASLFVHLMLLDAP; this is encoded by the exons GTTTGGAGGGAGATTCAGATCTCCAGTTCTTGTTGTTGGGAGGAAAACTGGTCAAGGTTCGCTCAAAATCCTGGAAGCATGGCCGCTACTTCAAACTGGAGGAAGACTGCCAGACCTTTTCACATGAGTCGAAGAAAGCATTCAAGCAAAACCACACCT GGGCGCAAGAAGAATCTCGACCTGATGGCAGAATCTCCGGAAGATGTAAATAAGTGGGTCAGCAGCCTGGAGAAGGTCATCAACAACATGCACAACCTCAGTAACCAGAAGAAGAGCGAACA CTGGATATTCAGCTGCATACGTAAGGCTGACAAGAATGGCGACAACATGATGACGCTAAAGGAGGTGAAACACTTCTTGAGGCAGATCAATGTTGAAGTTGATGATTCTTACGCAGCTGAGCTTTTCAAG AAATGTGACACATCCAATTCAGGCACCCTGGAAGGCGAAGAGATCAAGCAATTCTACTATACGCTGACACACCGAGAGGAGATCAATGTCATTTATGGGAAATATGCTCAAACAGAGGGTCAGATGAGCGACAGAGACCTGCTGAACTTTCTGCTGAACGAACAGCGGGAGCAGGCGACTGCAGAGGACGCCCACAGGCTGATTGAGAAATATGAAGTAGATGAAACAG CAAAGCAGAACAATTGCATGACCAAAGATGGCTTCCTGATGTACCTGCAGCAGGACGATGGCTGTATTTTGAACCCAGCCCACAGATCTGTGTATCAGGACATGAACCAGCCCCTCAACCATTACTACATCTCCTCCTCACACAACACATACCTGATGGCAGACCAACTCAAAGGGCCAAGCAGCACAGAAGCCTACATAAA AGCGCTGCTGAAGAGTTGCCGATGCGTGGAGCTAGACTGTTGGGACGGGGCTAATGGAGAACCTGTTATTTACCATGGCCATACACTCACATCCAAAGTGCTCTTCAAAGATGTTATCAAAGCCATCAAAGACTACGCCTTCAAA ACTTCCCAGTACCCAGTGATTCTGTCTCTAGAGAACCATTGTTCAGTTGAGCAACAGAAGCTTATGGCCCGTCATTTGGTCTTCTTCCTGGGTGACGCTCTGGTCAAAAAGCCTCTGGGTGACACCATGCCAACTAACTTCCCATCACCTGAG GCACTTAAGGGAAAGTTCCTCATCAAGGGAAAACGACTGAACAAACTGGATTCGATCTTCACCAATAACAACGTGATAGAGGATGGCAccgtgtctgaggaggatgaaGCTGCAGAGTGTAAGGAGAATAGCCAGAAAGAAAAACCAAAG AAATCAAAGATCAAACTCGACAAAGAGCTCTCAGACATCGTCATCTACTGTAAGAGCGTGCACTTTAACAGCTTTGAACACTCCAGAGAAAACCAGGCCTTCTATGAAATGTCGTCCTTCAAGGAGAGTAAAGCATTCAACCTGGCTGAGACCTCGG CTACTGCCTTCATGCACCACAACATGGACAAACTCAGCAGGATCTACCCTGCTGGCTCCAGAACCGACTCCTCCAACTATAATCCGGTGCCCATGTGGAACGTTGGCTGCCAGATAG TGGCATTGAACTTCCAGACTAACTCCAAGGAGATGCACTTAAACCAGGGACGGTTTCTGCCGAATGGCTTCTGTGGCTACATCCTGAAACCTGAATTTCAGAGAAGCCTGTCCTCTCAGTTTAACCCCAACACACTTACCGAAGGGTCGTGGCTGAAGAAGAAGATCTTTCATGTCATg GTGATCTCAGCTCAGCAGTTACCTAAAATCAACAAGGAAAAGCAAAAATCCATTGTAGACCCTCTGGTGAAGGTGGAGATCCACGGTGTCCGGGCAGACAATGCCAGCAAGGAGACAGATCACATTGAAAATAATG GATTCAACCCTATGTGGAATAAGAAATTCCAGTTTGACATCAGTGTGCCAGAGCTGGCCTTGGTGCGATTTCTGTTGGAGGACCACGACACGGCATCGCAGAACGATTTTATCGGGCAGTACTGTCTGCCACTCACCAGCGTACAGAACG GATATCGCCATGTCCCGGTGCTCAACAAGAGAGGGGACATCATCTCTTCTGCCAGTCTGTTTGTGCACCTCATGCTCCTGGATGCCCCGTAG
- the plcd1a gene encoding 1-phosphatidylinositol 4,5-bisphosphate phosphodiesterase delta-1a isoform X1 — protein sequence MSCFHKRPKRTKSEELAFLEHLKKVAKENGKRLGLEGDSDLQFLLLGGKLVKVRSKSWKHGRYFKLEEDCQTFSHESKKAFKQNHTFSIDDIESVRKGRQSEGLKKYTDASVEDLCFSIMFKGRKKNLDLMAESPEDVNKWVSSLEKVINNMHNLSNQKKSEHWIFSCIRKADKNGDNMMTLKEVKHFLRQINVEVDDSYAAELFKKCDTSNSGTLEGEEIKQFYYTLTHREEINVIYGKYAQTEGQMSDRDLLNFLLNEQREQATAEDAHRLIEKYEVDETAKQNNCMTKDGFLMYLQQDDGCILNPAHRSVYQDMNQPLNHYYISSSHNTYLMADQLKGPSSTEAYIKALLKSCRCVELDCWDGANGEPVIYHGHTLTSKVLFKDVIKAIKDYAFKTSQYPVILSLENHCSVEQQKLMARHLVFFLGDALVKKPLGDTMPTNFPSPEALKGKFLIKGKRLNKLDSIFTNNNVIEDGTVSEEDEAAECKENSQKEKPKKSKIKLDKELSDIVIYCKSVHFNSFEHSRENQAFYEMSSFKESKAFNLAETSATAFMHHNMDKLSRIYPAGSRTDSSNYNPVPMWNVGCQIVALNFQTNSKEMHLNQGRFLPNGFCGYILKPEFQRSLSSQFNPNTLTEGSWLKKKIFHVMVISAQQLPKINKEKQKSIVDPLVKVEIHGVRADNASKETDHIENNGFNPMWNKKFQFDISVPELALVRFLLEDHDTASQNDFIGQYCLPLTSVQNGYRHVPVLNKRGDIISSASLFVHLMLLDAP from the exons GTTTGGAGGGAGATTCAGATCTCCAGTTCTTGTTGTTGGGAGGAAAACTGGTCAAGGTTCGCTCAAAATCCTGGAAGCATGGCCGCTACTTCAAACTGGAGGAAGACTGCCAGACCTTTTCACATGAGTCGAAGAAAGCATTCAAGCAAAACCACACCT TCTCCATTGATGACATTGAATCGGTTCGAAAGGGCCGCCAGTCTGAGGGCCTTAAAAAATACACTGATGCCAGCGTTGAAGACCTCTGCTTCTCCATCATGTTCAAGGGGCGCAAGAAGAATCTCGACCTGATGGCAGAATCTCCGGAAGATGTAAATAAGTGGGTCAGCAGCCTGGAGAAGGTCATCAACAACATGCACAACCTCAGTAACCAGAAGAAGAGCGAACA CTGGATATTCAGCTGCATACGTAAGGCTGACAAGAATGGCGACAACATGATGACGCTAAAGGAGGTGAAACACTTCTTGAGGCAGATCAATGTTGAAGTTGATGATTCTTACGCAGCTGAGCTTTTCAAG AAATGTGACACATCCAATTCAGGCACCCTGGAAGGCGAAGAGATCAAGCAATTCTACTATACGCTGACACACCGAGAGGAGATCAATGTCATTTATGGGAAATATGCTCAAACAGAGGGTCAGATGAGCGACAGAGACCTGCTGAACTTTCTGCTGAACGAACAGCGGGAGCAGGCGACTGCAGAGGACGCCCACAGGCTGATTGAGAAATATGAAGTAGATGAAACAG CAAAGCAGAACAATTGCATGACCAAAGATGGCTTCCTGATGTACCTGCAGCAGGACGATGGCTGTATTTTGAACCCAGCCCACAGATCTGTGTATCAGGACATGAACCAGCCCCTCAACCATTACTACATCTCCTCCTCACACAACACATACCTGATGGCAGACCAACTCAAAGGGCCAAGCAGCACAGAAGCCTACATAAA AGCGCTGCTGAAGAGTTGCCGATGCGTGGAGCTAGACTGTTGGGACGGGGCTAATGGAGAACCTGTTATTTACCATGGCCATACACTCACATCCAAAGTGCTCTTCAAAGATGTTATCAAAGCCATCAAAGACTACGCCTTCAAA ACTTCCCAGTACCCAGTGATTCTGTCTCTAGAGAACCATTGTTCAGTTGAGCAACAGAAGCTTATGGCCCGTCATTTGGTCTTCTTCCTGGGTGACGCTCTGGTCAAAAAGCCTCTGGGTGACACCATGCCAACTAACTTCCCATCACCTGAG GCACTTAAGGGAAAGTTCCTCATCAAGGGAAAACGACTGAACAAACTGGATTCGATCTTCACCAATAACAACGTGATAGAGGATGGCAccgtgtctgaggaggatgaaGCTGCAGAGTGTAAGGAGAATAGCCAGAAAGAAAAACCAAAG AAATCAAAGATCAAACTCGACAAAGAGCTCTCAGACATCGTCATCTACTGTAAGAGCGTGCACTTTAACAGCTTTGAACACTCCAGAGAAAACCAGGCCTTCTATGAAATGTCGTCCTTCAAGGAGAGTAAAGCATTCAACCTGGCTGAGACCTCGG CTACTGCCTTCATGCACCACAACATGGACAAACTCAGCAGGATCTACCCTGCTGGCTCCAGAACCGACTCCTCCAACTATAATCCGGTGCCCATGTGGAACGTTGGCTGCCAGATAG TGGCATTGAACTTCCAGACTAACTCCAAGGAGATGCACTTAAACCAGGGACGGTTTCTGCCGAATGGCTTCTGTGGCTACATCCTGAAACCTGAATTTCAGAGAAGCCTGTCCTCTCAGTTTAACCCCAACACACTTACCGAAGGGTCGTGGCTGAAGAAGAAGATCTTTCATGTCATg GTGATCTCAGCTCAGCAGTTACCTAAAATCAACAAGGAAAAGCAAAAATCCATTGTAGACCCTCTGGTGAAGGTGGAGATCCACGGTGTCCGGGCAGACAATGCCAGCAAGGAGACAGATCACATTGAAAATAATG GATTCAACCCTATGTGGAATAAGAAATTCCAGTTTGACATCAGTGTGCCAGAGCTGGCCTTGGTGCGATTTCTGTTGGAGGACCACGACACGGCATCGCAGAACGATTTTATCGGGCAGTACTGTCTGCCACTCACCAGCGTACAGAACG GATATCGCCATGTCCCGGTGCTCAACAAGAGAGGGGACATCATCTCTTCTGCCAGTCTGTTTGTGCACCTCATGCTCCTGGATGCCCCGTAG